A stretch of Trueperaceae bacterium DNA encodes these proteins:
- a CDS encoding NAD-dependent protein deacetylase, which yields MARDGVAAVADIVRAAGALVLSGAGISTESGIPDYRGPASAGRNRRPITYQEFVRSEEARRRYWARSFAGWPFMDAREPNAGHRAVAALEAGGLVSGVVTQNVDGLHQKAGSREVVELHGHLRAVRCLRCGTVEARSSLQERLAALNPGFAEVAPRYAPDGDADVPDDAVAAFRVAPCAVCGGVLKPQVVFFGENVPRTTYEAARSLADAARSLVVVGSSLAVRSGYRFVVQAKAAGKPVAVLNDGPTRADAEVDVKVEGRLGELMPALAALLL from the coding sequence GTGGCGCGTGACGGCGTCGCGGCGGTGGCAGACATCGTCCGCGCCGCGGGGGCGCTGGTGCTGTCGGGCGCGGGCATCTCCACCGAGTCGGGCATACCCGACTACCGCGGACCGGCGTCGGCGGGGCGGAACCGCCGGCCCATCACCTACCAGGAGTTCGTGCGCAGCGAGGAGGCGAGGCGGCGCTACTGGGCGCGCAGCTTCGCGGGCTGGCCGTTCATGGACGCCCGCGAGCCGAACGCCGGCCACCGCGCCGTCGCCGCGCTCGAGGCCGGCGGCCTGGTCAGCGGCGTCGTGACCCAGAACGTCGACGGCCTCCACCAGAAGGCCGGCAGCCGCGAGGTCGTGGAGCTCCACGGCCACCTCAGGGCGGTGAGGTGCCTGAGGTGCGGCACGGTGGAGGCCAGGTCCTCGCTGCAGGAGCGGCTCGCCGCCCTCAACCCCGGCTTCGCGGAGGTCGCGCCGCGCTACGCCCCTGACGGCGACGCCGACGTGCCCGACGACGCCGTCGCCGCGTTCCGGGTGGCGCCCTGCGCTGTGTGCGGCGGCGTGCTCAAGCCGCAGGTCGTCTTCTTCGGGGAGAACGTGCCGCGGACGACCTACGAGGCCGCGCGGTCGCTGGCCGACGCCGCGCGGTCGCTCGTCGTCGTCGGCTCGTCGCTGGCCGTGCGCTCCGGCTACCGCTTCGTGGTGCAGGCGAAGGCGGCCGGCAAGCCCGTGGCGGTGCTGAACGACGGGCCCACCCGCGCCGACGCGGAGGTCGACGTGAAGGTCGAGGGGCGCCTCGGCGAGCTGATGCCCGCCCTGGCAGCGCTCCTGCTCTAG